The following proteins are co-located in the Pleurocapsa minor HA4230-MV1 genome:
- the aroQ gene encoding type II 3-dehydroquinate dehydratase, translated as MSEISVLVLHGPNLNLLGLREPAVYGKTTLAQINDSLTLDAAKLQVKITCLQSNHEGALVDAIHNARDLHSGILINPGAYTHTSVAIRDALAGVMLPTVEVHLSNIYTREEFRHHSYIAPVAVGQISGFGTDSYRLGLQALINYLKR; from the coding sequence TTGTCTGAAATCAGCGTGTTAGTATTGCATGGCCCTAACCTAAATTTATTGGGGTTAAGAGAGCCTGCTGTATATGGAAAAACTACTTTAGCTCAGATAAACGACTCACTAACTCTTGATGCTGCAAAATTGCAGGTAAAGATTACCTGCTTACAATCTAATCATGAAGGCGCTCTGGTAGACGCGATACATAATGCCAGAGATCTGCATTCAGGAATTTTGATCAACCCAGGTGCTTATACTCATACTAGCGTGGCAATTAGAGATGCTTTGGCAGGAGTCATGCTACCCACTGTAGAAGTGCATCTTAGCAATATATATACTAGGGAAGAATTTCGGCATCACTCATATATTGCACCTGTTGCTGTTGGGCAAATTAGTGGATTTGGTACAGATAGCTATCGTTTAGGATTGCAGGCACTAATTAACTATTTAAAAAGATAG
- a CDS encoding transposase family protein gives MNSSPLTSVETHFRSLTDPRAEHTIKHCLIDIVSSPPREFP, from the coding sequence ATGAATTCATCACCACTAACATCTGTTGAAACCCATTTTCGTTCTTTAACAGACCCACGTGCCGAACATACTATTAAACATTGTCTGATTGATATTGTGTCCAGTCCACCAAGAGAATTTCCTTGA
- a CDS encoding DUF433 domain-containing protein yields the protein MPITEVIQTTPGVSGGHACIRNTRIPVWTLVSLRQQGATEQEILRNYPGLTINDLTAVWGYYYNNQSEIDRIIASLDD from the coding sequence ATGCCAATTACTGAAGTTATCCAAACAACACCTGGAGTTAGTGGCGGTCATGCTTGTATTCGTAATACTAGAATACCCGTTTGGACTTTAGTATCTCTACGCCAACAGGGTGCAACAGAACAAGAAATATTACGTAATTATCCAGGCCTGACTATAAACGATTTAACTGCTGTTTGGGGTTACTACTATAATAATCAATCGGAGATAGACCGTATTATCGCTT